One Tenebrio molitor chromosome 2, icTenMoli1.1, whole genome shotgun sequence genomic region harbors:
- the LOC138124067 gene encoding carbonyl reductase [NADPH] 3-like, whose protein sequence is MSSQKVAVVTGGNKGIGYAIVKGLCEKFGGVVYLTSRDVSRGEAAVAKLKELGYKPEFHQLDINDQSSITKLKDHLSQKHGGLDLLVNNAAIAFKNDATEPFAEQAEKTIAVNYFSILRVCEILFPILKNNARVVNLSSTAGHLSRIPSADLRKQLNDPQLTVSKLNKLMEQFVQDAKNNRWQEAGWGNSTYIVSKVGVSALTKVQQRDFDNEKPNRNISVNSVHPGYVDTDMTSHKGPWTIEQGARAPLFLALEAHNLKGAYVWSDATVVQWDSDKAPAAF, encoded by the exons ATGTCATCCCAAAAAGTCGCCGTG GTCACCGGTGGTAATAAAGGCATCGGTTACGCCATCGTGAAAGGGCTGTGTGAGAAATTTGGAGGTGTAGTGTACCTCACATCCAGAGATGTCAGCAGAGGTGAAGCTGCAGTTGCCAAACTGAAGGAGCTCGGGTATAAACCTGAATTCCATCAGTTGGATATAAACGATCAAAGTAGTATAACTAAACTGAAAGATCATTTGTCACAAAAACACGGGGGTCTTGATTTGTTGGTCAACAATGCTGCAATAGCTTTCAAG AATGATGCTACTGAGCCATTTGCCGAACAAGCTGAAAAAACTATCGCTGTTAACTACTTTTCAATATTGAGAGTCTGTGAAATTCTGTTTCCTATCCTGAAGAACAATGCAAGGGTTGTGAATCTGTCTAGTACGGCAGGACACTTGTCAAGAATCCCATCTGCAGATCTGAGGAAACAACTTAATGATCCTCAACTAACTGTATCAAAACTAAACAAATTAATGGAACAATTTGTCCA AGATGCTAAAAATAACAGATGGCAAGAGGCAGGATGGGGAAATTCTACTTATATTGTTTCTAAAGTTGGCGTGAGCGCCCTCACCAAAGTTCAGCAAAGGGATTTTGACAATGAAAAacctaatagaaatatttctgTTAATTCTGTCCATCCCGGATATGTTGACACTGACATGACCAGCCACAAAGGACCATGGACCATCGAGCAAGGAGCCCGCGCCCCACTCTTTCTGGCCTTGGAAGCTCATAATTTGAAAGGGGCATACGTTTGGTCTGATGCGACAGTGGTCCAATGGGATTCTGACAAAGCTCCAGCTGCATTTTAA
- the LOC138124069 gene encoding carbonyl reductase [NADPH] 3-like codes for MSSQKVAVVTGGNKGIGYAIVKGLCEKFGGVVYLTARDVSRGEAAVAKLKELGYKPEFHQLDINEQSSITKLKDHLSQKHGGLDLLVNNAAIAFKSDATEPFAEQAEKTIAVNYFSTLRVCETLFPILKNNARVVNLSSSAGHLSRIPSADLRKKLNDPQLTVSKLNKLMEQFVQDAKNNRWQEAGWGNSTYVVSKVGVSALTKVQQRDFDNEKPNRNISVNSVHPGYVDTDMTSHKGPWTIEQGARAPLFLALEAHNLKGAYVWSNATVAQWDSDNAPASF; via the exons CCATCGTGAAAGGGCTGTGTGAGAAATTTGGAGGTGTAGTGTATCTCACAGCTAGAGATGTGAGCAGAGGTGAAGCTGCAGTTGCCAAATTGAAGGAGCTCGGGTATAAACCTGAATTTCATCAGTTGGATATAAATGAGCAAAGTAGTATAACTAAACTGAAAGATCATCTGTCACAAAAGCATGGGGGTCTTGATTTGTTGGTCAACAATGCTGCAATAGCTTTTAAG AGTGATGCTACTGAGCCATTTGCTGAACAAGCTGAAAAAACCATCGCTGTTAATTACTTTTCAACATTGAGAGTCTGTGAAACTCTGTTTCCTATCCTGAAGAACAATGCAAGGGTTGTGAATCTGTCCAGTTCAGCAGGACACTTGTCAAGAATTCCATCTGCAGATCTGAGGAAAAAACTCAATGATCCCCAACTTACTGTGTCAAAACTAAACAAATTAATGGAACAATTTGTCCA GGATGCTAAAAATAATAGATGGCAAGAGGCAGGATGGGGAAATTCTACTTATGTTGTTTCTAAAGTTGGCGTGAGCGCCCTCACCAAAGTTCAGCAAAGGGATTTTGACAATGAAAAacctaatagaaatatttctgTTAATTCTGTCCATCCTGGATATGTTGACACTGATATGACCAGCCACAAAGGACCATGGACCATCGAGCAAGGAGCCCGCGCCCCACTCTTTCTGGCCTTGGAAGCGCATAATTTGAAAGGGGCGTACGTTTGGTCTAATGCGACAGTGGCCCAATGGGATTCTGACAACGCTCCAGCTTCATTTTAA
- the LOC138124066 gene encoding zinc finger protein 680-like: MLFDWTKMDLCRICLFKTEQSNNIFSEAKNGQSIVEVIQNFASVEMQEGDGLPVSVCVSCEEKLNNFLDFRTLIIDSDFKLRQTKCLTEEDPFLNIPDPLFVPKEEPRDTEEGINETEKKCDELVAHTVHPNELAFKCTECGKSFKQPSSLSSHIKMYHRNSLFPCEYCGKAFKLRSMLETHYQDHVGVKPFTCELCNKNFATNSSFYRHLRNHRKGLEVSCPTCGKTYAHGDSLAKHLKTHSSDKPFECDVCDKKFKTRATLSTHKKIHDGIKDYLCKTCGKSFVQYSVLYRHMRVHSGEAPYKCEVCEKQFLYSHHLLNHSRKHHKDETNEVNS; this comes from the exons atgttgttcgACTGGACGAAAATGGATTTATGCAGGATATGTTTATTTAAGACAGAGCAGagcaacaatatttttagcGAAGCGAAAAATGGGCAATCCATTGTGGAGGTTATACAAAATTTCGCGTCCGTAGAG ATGCAGGAAGGAGATGGTCTTCCAGTTTCCGTGTGTGTTTCGTGCGAAGAAAAACTTAACAATTTTCTCGATTTTCGAACGTTGATAATTGATTCAGACTTTAAGTTGAGGCAAACAAAGTGTTTAACAGAGGAGGATCCATTTCTGAACATACCTGACCCACTTTTTGTACCAAAAGAAGAACCCCGCGATACAGAGGAAGGAATAAATGAAACTGAGAAAAAATGTGATGAATTAGTGGCCCACACTGTACATCCGAATGAGCTCGCGTTTAAATGTACAGAATGTGGCAAATCATTCaa GCAACCTTCGAGTTTGTCCAGTCATATCAAGATGTACCACAGAAACTCTCTTTTCCCGTGCGAATACTGCGGAAAGGCTTTCAAACTGCGTTCAATGCTCGAGACACACTACCAGGACCACGTTGGGGTCAAACCGTTCACCTGTGAATTGTGCAATAAGAATTTTGCCACCAATTCGAGTTTCTATCGTCATTTGAGAAACCACAGAAAGGGACTGGAAGTGTCATGTCCCACTTGTGGCAAGACCTACGCCCACGGCGACAGCTTGGCCAAACATCTCAAGACACATTCTTCTGATAAACCGTTTGAGTGTGATGTTTGCGACAAGAAATTTAAGACTAGGGCTACGTTGAGCACTCACAAGAAAATCCACGATGGAATCAAAGACTATTTGTGCAAGACGTGTGGAAAAAGCTTCGTTCAATACAGTGTTCTTTATAGACACATGCGAGTGCACTCGGGGGAAGCCCCGTACAAGTGCGAAGTTTGCGAAAAACAGTTCTTGTATTCGCACCATTTGTTAAATCATTCAAGGAAACATCATAAAGACGAAACAAATGAAGTAAACAGTTGA
- the LOC138125068 gene encoding carbonyl reductase [NADPH] 3-like, which yields MYGVIKKDCLAVTSAAITITCQKVAVVTGGNKGIGYAIVKGLCEKFGGVVYLTSRDVSRGEAAVANLKELGYKPEFHQLEINDQSSITKLKNHLSQKHGGFDLLINNAAIAFKNDATEPFAEQAEKTLAVNYFSTLRVCEILFPILKNNARVVNLSSSLGHLSRIPSADLRKKLNDPQLTVSKLNKLMEQFVQDAKNNRWQEAGWGNSTYVVSKVGVSALTKVQQRDLDNEKPNRNISVNSVHPGYVDTGMSNHKSPWTIEQGARAPLFLALEALNLKGAYVWSDATVVQWDSDKAPA from the exons ATGTAcggagtgatcaagaaggactgtttggCAG TTACGAGTGCGGCGATAACGATTACGTGCCAAAAAGTCGCCGTG GTCACCGGTGGTAATAAAGGCATCGGTTATGCCATCGTGAAAGGGCTGTGTGAGAAATTTGGAGGTGTAGTGTACCTCACATCCAGAGATGTCAGCAGAGGTGAAGCTGCAGTTGCCAACCTGAAGGAGCTCGGGTATAAACCTGAATTCCATCAGTTGGAGATAAACGATCAAAGTAGTATAACTAAACTGAAAAATCATTTGTCACAAAAGCACGGGGGTTTTGATTTGTTGATCAACAATGCTGCAATAGCTTTCAAG AATGATGCTACTGAGCCTTTTGCCGAACAAGCTGAAAAAACTCTTGCTGTTAACTACTTTTCAACATTGAGAGTCTGTGAAATTCTGTTTCCTATCCTGAAGAACAATGCAAGAGTTGTGAATCTGTCCAGTTCATTAGGACACTTGTCAAGAATCCCATCTGCAGATCTGAGGAAAAAACTTAATGATCCTCAACTAACTGTATCAAAACTAAACAAATTAATGGAACAATTTGTCCA AGATGCTAAAAATAACAGATGGCAAGAGGCAGGATGGGGAAATTCTACTTATGTTGTTTCTAAAGTTGGCGTGAGCGCCCTCACCAAAGTTCAGCAAAGGGATTTGGACAATGAAAAacctaatagaaatatttctgTTAACTCTGTCCATCCCGGATATGTTGACACTGGCATGAGCAACCACAAAAGTCCATGGACCATCGAGCAAGGAGCCCGCGCCCCACTCTTTCTGGCCTTGGAAGCTCTTAATTTGAAAGGGGCGTACGTTTGGTCCGACGCAACAGTGGTCCAATGGGATTCTGACAAAGCTCCAGCTTAA